The following are from one region of the Bacillus methanolicus MGA3 genome:
- the mutL gene encoding DNA mismatch repair endonuclease MutL, whose protein sequence is MGKIIQLDDLLSNKIAAGEVVERPASVVKELVENAIDAGSTIIEVEIEEAGMAKIRVIDNGDGIEEEDVPLAFQRHATSKIKDENDLFRIRTLGFRGEALPSIAAVSRLELKTSTGNDAGTKIVLKGGKVEKIEKSPSRKGTDITVTDLFFNTPARLKYLKTIHTELGNITDVMNRLALGNPNISFRLVHNGRKLLHTVGNGDVRQVLAAIYGINIVKKMIPISFESLDFQVTGYISLPEVTRASRNYITTMINGRFIKNYPLVKAIQEGYHTLLPIGRYPIVLLNIQMDPLLVDVNVHPAKMEVRLSKEHELNELVTTGIKQALKTQELIPSGIQQVKKERPKTEQTYMDLDHLPEWKNDLVEKDHEKQEPITFTPAVKEPYKGLFGQSQSPLNNSLSQQEENLVENAILADENENSFYEENLQETTHDEPSSNDEETLQKTPRIPPLYPIGQMHGTYILAQNEKGLYIIDQHAAQERIKYEYFKEKVGQVEKELQELLVPLTFEYSTDDFLKINENLEELQKVGVFLEPFGHNSFIVRSHPQWFPKGEEKEIIEDMIEQLLQMKKVDIKKLREEAAIMMSCKGSIKANQYLRNEEIQALLDTLRQTSDPFTCPHGRPIIIHFSTYEMEKMFKRVM, encoded by the coding sequence ATGGGGAAAATTATTCAACTCGATGATTTGCTATCAAACAAAATTGCCGCAGGAGAAGTTGTCGAAAGGCCTGCTTCCGTTGTTAAAGAATTGGTGGAAAATGCGATTGATGCCGGAAGTACGATTATTGAAGTGGAAATCGAAGAGGCAGGAATGGCAAAAATTAGAGTTATTGATAACGGGGATGGAATCGAAGAAGAGGATGTACCACTTGCTTTTCAGCGCCATGCGACGAGCAAAATAAAAGATGAAAACGACCTTTTTCGAATCCGTACTCTCGGGTTCCGCGGAGAAGCATTGCCAAGTATAGCTGCTGTTTCCCGGCTTGAACTTAAGACTTCAACAGGGAACGATGCAGGAACAAAAATAGTGCTCAAAGGCGGAAAAGTAGAAAAGATCGAAAAATCACCAAGCCGCAAGGGAACAGATATTACAGTAACGGATTTATTTTTTAATACACCGGCACGGCTCAAATATCTGAAAACCATCCATACGGAGCTGGGAAATATAACCGATGTCATGAACCGTCTGGCACTCGGGAACCCGAATATATCCTTTCGTCTTGTTCATAATGGCCGAAAGCTTTTACACACTGTTGGCAATGGGGACGTTCGCCAGGTGCTTGCAGCTATTTACGGAATAAATATTGTCAAAAAAATGATTCCGATTTCATTTGAGTCACTTGATTTCCAAGTTACTGGATATATTTCATTGCCTGAAGTGACAAGAGCGTCCCGAAACTATATAACGACGATGATTAACGGAAGGTTTATCAAAAATTATCCTCTTGTAAAGGCAATTCAGGAAGGGTATCATACTCTGCTTCCAATTGGACGTTATCCAATCGTTTTATTAAATATTCAAATGGATCCATTACTAGTCGATGTGAACGTTCATCCGGCAAAAATGGAAGTAAGACTAAGTAAAGAACACGAATTAAATGAATTAGTCACCACCGGCATTAAACAGGCTCTGAAAACGCAGGAATTAATTCCTTCAGGTATTCAGCAAGTAAAAAAAGAGCGCCCAAAAACGGAGCAAACTTACATGGATCTTGACCATCTTCCCGAATGGAAAAATGATTTAGTAGAAAAAGATCATGAAAAACAAGAACCAATTACCTTCACTCCTGCTGTTAAGGAACCGTATAAAGGTTTGTTTGGACAATCTCAGAGCCCTTTAAATAATTCGCTAAGTCAACAGGAAGAAAATTTAGTAGAAAATGCAATACTAGCTGATGAAAATGAGAACAGTTTCTATGAAGAAAACTTACAAGAAACGACGCATGATGAGCCTAGCTCCAATGATGAAGAAACTTTGCAAAAAACACCGCGCATTCCTCCACTCTATCCTATCGGGCAAATGCACGGAACGTATATATTAGCGCAAAATGAGAAGGGGCTTTATATTATTGATCAGCACGCGGCTCAAGAACGAATAAAGTATGAATATTTTAAGGAAAAAGTCGGTCAGGTTGAAAAAGAACTTCAAGAATTGCTTGTTCCTCTGACTTTTGAGTATTCTACCGACGATTTTTTGAAAATCAATGAGAATTTAGAAGAGCTGCAAAAAGTAGGCGTATTTTTGGAGCCTTTTGGCCATAACAGTTTTATTGTCCGTTCTCATCCACAGTGGTTTCCGAAAGGAGAAGAGAAAGAAATCATTGAGGATATGATCGAGCAGCTGCTGCAGATGAAAAAAGTTGATATTAAGAAGCTTAGAGAAGAAGCAGCTATCATGATGAGCTGCAAGGGATCCATAAAAGCGAATCAGTATTTGCGAAATGAAGAAATCCAAGCGTTATTGGATACACTTAGACAGACAAGCGATCCATTTACATGTCCACACGGAAGACCTATCATCATCCATTTTTCTACGTATGAAATGGAAAAAATGTTTAAGCGTGTTATGTAA
- the spoVK gene encoding stage V sporulation protein K → MDQPMRMKNNGQINIVLSSQKRKGLTKEMFDTQVVPKAIPAEHTALKEIEEELSTLVGMEEMKRTIKEIYAWIYVNKKREEMGLKTEKQVLHMMFKGNPGTGKTTVARMIGKLFQKMNVLSKGHLIEAERADLVGEYIGHTAQKTRDLIKKALGGILFIDEAYSLGRGGEKDFGKEAIDTLVKHMEDKQHEFILILAGYSREMEAFLKLNPGLHSRFPLVIDFPDYSIDQLMEIGSRMLKEREYLLSHEAEKKLKDHLIWVKSVLNPPSFSNGRYIRNVIEKSIRSQAMRLLMQNQYDRHDLMTIRSNDLVYEEMNQ, encoded by the coding sequence TTGGATCAACCGATGCGAATGAAAAATAACGGACAAATTAATATTGTTCTAAGTTCCCAAAAGCGAAAAGGACTCACGAAAGAGATGTTCGATACACAAGTTGTTCCAAAAGCAATTCCTGCAGAACATACGGCTTTAAAGGAAATTGAAGAAGAGTTAAGCACACTTGTTGGAATGGAAGAGATGAAAAGGACGATCAAAGAAATTTATGCATGGATTTATGTAAATAAAAAACGGGAAGAAATGGGGCTTAAAACAGAGAAACAAGTTCTTCATATGATGTTTAAAGGCAACCCCGGCACAGGAAAAACAACTGTTGCCAGAATGATCGGAAAACTATTCCAGAAAATGAATGTATTATCAAAAGGCCATTTAATCGAAGCGGAAAGAGCCGATCTTGTTGGGGAATATATCGGCCATACCGCTCAAAAAACAAGGGACTTGATAAAAAAAGCACTTGGCGGAATTCTCTTCATTGACGAAGCTTATTCATTAGGACGGGGCGGAGAGAAGGATTTTGGAAAAGAAGCGATTGATACACTAGTAAAACATATGGAAGACAAGCAGCACGAATTTATTTTAATATTGGCAGGGTATTCAAGGGAAATGGAAGCTTTTCTTAAACTAAATCCGGGGCTCCATTCAAGATTCCCGCTTGTCATTGACTTTCCTGATTATTCAATTGATCAATTAATGGAGATAGGAAGCAGGATGTTAAAAGAAAGAGAATATTTGTTGAGCCATGAAGCAGAAAAAAAGTTAAAAGATCATCTCATTTGGGTAAAATCTGTTCTGAACCCTCCAAGTTTTTCAAATGGAAGATATATTCGAAATGTAATAGAAAAATCAATCCGCTCCCAGGCAATGAGACTTTTAATGCAAAACCAATATGACCGGCATGATTTGATGACAATACGAAGCAACGATCTTGTATATGAAGAAATGAACCAATAA
- a CDS encoding VOC family protein, protein MVKKEWNKTVPAVQFRIARPTNQLDKLVEFYEKGVGLKKIGEFRNHEGYDGIMLGLPDYPYHLEFTQHETNAVLPTPTKEHLLVFYIPNRFERDKIAERLKAMGHQEVEPENPYWGRGGVTFEDPDGWRIVLMNTAGI, encoded by the coding sequence ATCGTAAAAAAAGAATGGAATAAGACGGTTCCTGCTGTTCAATTCCGGATTGCTCGGCCAACGAATCAACTCGATAAGCTTGTAGAGTTTTATGAAAAAGGGGTGGGGCTTAAAAAGATTGGAGAATTTCGAAATCACGAAGGCTATGATGGCATTATGCTCGGATTGCCGGATTATCCTTATCACCTTGAGTTTACTCAACATGAAACCAATGCAGTTTTGCCAACTCCTACGAAAGAACATTTGCTAGTTTTCTACATTCCAAATCGATTTGAGAGGGACAAAATTGCCGAAAGACTAAAAGCAATGGGTCATCAAGAAGTCGAACCGGAAAATCCATATTGGGGAAGAGGCGGAGTAACATTTGAAGACCCTGACGGCTGGCGGATTGTTTTAATGAACACTGCAGGTATATAG
- the mreBH gene encoding rod-share determining protein MreBH: MITTSELGIDLGTANILVYSKNKGIALNEPSVVAIDTETNHVLAVGKEAKEMIGKTPGKIKAIRPLKDGVIADYDVTTEMLKHIMKKASKKLGFQIRKPNVVVCTPSGSTSVERRAIQDAVRNAGAKKVFLIEEPVAAAIGAGLPVDEPIANVIVDIGGGTTEVAIISFGGVVACHSIRIAGDRLDDDIMQYVRKEYSVLIGERTAERVKMEIGYALVDHEELKMDIRGRDLVTGLPKTITLSSYEIRDAMRESLLHILEAIRATLEDCPAELSGDIVDRGVILTGGGALMNGMQDWLSKEIVVPVHLASSPLESVAIGTGKALKFIHKLQATAVK; encoded by the coding sequence ATGATTACAACATCTGAACTTGGAATTGATTTAGGTACAGCAAATATATTAGTTTACAGTAAAAATAAAGGAATTGCGTTAAATGAGCCGTCTGTTGTAGCCATTGATACAGAAACAAATCATGTGCTTGCGGTAGGAAAAGAAGCAAAAGAAATGATTGGGAAAACTCCTGGAAAAATTAAAGCAATCCGCCCATTAAAAGATGGTGTGATAGCTGATTATGATGTTACAACGGAAATGCTGAAACATATAATGAAAAAAGCTTCGAAAAAATTGGGTTTTCAAATTCGCAAGCCGAATGTGGTCGTTTGTACACCTTCAGGTTCAACGAGTGTTGAACGAAGGGCTATTCAAGACGCTGTCCGCAATGCCGGTGCAAAAAAAGTTTTTTTAATTGAAGAACCAGTGGCGGCTGCGATCGGGGCCGGCCTGCCTGTCGATGAGCCGATAGCCAATGTGATCGTTGATATTGGAGGAGGAACGACCGAAGTCGCCATTATTTCTTTTGGGGGCGTTGTCGCTTGCCATTCCATCCGAATCGCCGGCGACCGGCTGGATGATGATATTATGCAATACGTGCGCAAAGAATATAGTGTTTTAATCGGTGAAAGAACAGCTGAGAGAGTTAAAATGGAAATTGGCTACGCCCTAGTTGATCATGAAGAATTAAAAATGGATATTCGCGGGCGCGACTTAGTGACAGGCTTACCTAAAACAATTACTTTGTCATCCTATGAAATTCGGGATGCTATGCGGGAATCATTGCTCCATATTTTGGAAGCCATCCGTGCAACTCTTGAAGATTGCCCGGCTGAATTGAGCGGCGATATCGTTGACCGTGGTGTTATTTTAACCGGAGGGGGCGCCTTGATGAACGGAATGCAGGATTGGCTGAGCAAAGAAATTGTTGTTCCCGTTCATCTGGCTTCAAGTCCATTAGAATCGGTAGCGATTGGAACCGGAAAAGCATTAAAATTCATCCATAAGCTTCAAGCAACAGCAGTGAAATAA
- the mutS gene encoding DNA mismatch repair protein MutS, whose translation MAAYTPMIQQYLQIKADYQDAFLFFRLGDFYEMFFDDAIKASQELEITLTSRDGGGDERIPMCGVPYHSAASYIEQLIEKGYKVAICEQTEDPKQAKGVVKREVVQLITPGTMMEGRGLNEKENNYIASITSFDDATYGFAYNDLSTGENKVTLLTGGFEEVLNELSMSGAKEVVVSSSFDADLQRKMRERSVLTISFEDDTNIQSSYEHLLKELNQDKLRVTSARLLNYLYRTQKRSLDHLQPISTYQVHQYMKIDYYSKRNLELTETIRSKGKKGSLLWLLDETKTAMGGRLLKQWIDRPLINRDSIEKRLSFVETLMNHYFERQDLREKLKEVYDLERLAGRVAFGNVNARDLIQLKRSLLQVPHLKEIVAGLPNEDARHFADRLDPCEEVTDLLERALVENPPVSIKEGNIIQDGYNEELDKYRDAMKNGKTWIAMLERKEREKTGIKSLKVGYNRVFGYYIEVTKANLHLLKDGQYERKQTLANAERFITPELKEKEALILEAEEKSVELEYQLFVELRDYVKEFIPRLQALARTVSELDVLQCFATVSEERHFTRPAFSDDRRIVIKDGRHPVVEKVMNAQEYVPNDCYMDADREILLITGPNMSGKSTYMRQIALTAILAQIGCFVPASEAVLPIFDQVFTRIGAADDLISGQSTFMVEMLEAKNAITNATKDSLILFDEIGRGTSTYDGMALAQAIIEYIHNRIGAKTLFSTHYHELTVLEEELPKVKNVHVSAIEQNGKVVFLHKIKEGAADKSYGIHVAQLAELPEDLINRANEILQELEQKAVSETAMNNDDRQFENDPSDMIEETQLSFFDEPVIKKQAKFNSKEKRVLDSLKELNILDMTPLQALNTLYDLQKKLRG comes from the coding sequence ATGGCAGCTTATACGCCGATGATACAACAATACTTACAAATCAAGGCAGACTATCAAGATGCCTTTTTATTTTTTCGCTTAGGCGATTTTTATGAAATGTTTTTTGACGATGCGATTAAAGCATCTCAAGAACTGGAAATCACCTTAACGAGCAGAGACGGCGGCGGTGATGAGCGGATTCCAATGTGCGGTGTACCATATCATTCTGCGGCCAGTTATATTGAACAATTGATCGAAAAAGGATATAAGGTAGCCATTTGCGAGCAAACGGAAGACCCGAAACAAGCAAAAGGTGTCGTAAAGCGCGAGGTCGTTCAATTAATTACACCAGGAACGATGATGGAAGGCAGGGGCCTGAATGAAAAAGAAAACAACTATATTGCATCGATAACCTCATTTGATGATGCTACATACGGTTTTGCCTATAACGACCTTTCAACCGGAGAAAACAAAGTCACATTATTGACTGGTGGATTTGAAGAAGTCTTAAATGAACTTTCCATGTCTGGGGCAAAAGAGGTCGTGGTTTCGAGCAGCTTTGATGCAGATCTTCAAAGAAAAATGCGGGAAAGATCGGTGCTTACCATTTCTTTCGAAGATGATACGAACATTCAATCATCCTATGAGCATTTACTTAAAGAATTAAACCAGGATAAACTGCGTGTAACATCTGCCAGGTTATTAAACTATCTTTATCGAACACAAAAACGCAGCCTTGACCATCTGCAGCCTATTTCTACTTACCAAGTGCATCAATATATGAAGATTGATTATTATTCAAAACGAAATCTCGAGTTAACAGAAACGATTCGTTCCAAAGGGAAAAAGGGATCGCTTTTATGGCTGCTCGATGAAACAAAAACAGCAATGGGCGGCCGGCTATTAAAACAGTGGATTGACAGGCCGTTAATTAATCGGGATTCAATTGAAAAAAGACTTTCGTTTGTCGAAACGTTAATGAATCATTACTTCGAACGCCAGGATCTTAGGGAAAAATTAAAAGAAGTGTATGATCTTGAGCGTCTGGCCGGGAGAGTAGCTTTTGGAAATGTGAATGCCAGAGATCTAATTCAGCTAAAGCGTTCCTTGCTTCAAGTGCCGCACTTAAAAGAGATTGTTGCCGGGCTGCCAAATGAAGATGCCCGGCATTTTGCCGACCGCCTTGATCCATGTGAGGAAGTAACAGATCTATTGGAACGGGCATTAGTCGAAAATCCGCCCGTTTCAATAAAAGAAGGAAATATCATTCAAGACGGTTACAATGAAGAACTGGACAAATACCGGGACGCTATGAAGAACGGAAAGACATGGATTGCAATGCTTGAACGAAAGGAAAGGGAAAAAACCGGCATTAAATCTTTAAAGGTTGGCTATAATCGCGTATTCGGGTATTACATTGAAGTAACAAAAGCTAATCTTCATCTCTTAAAAGACGGGCAGTATGAACGGAAGCAAACATTAGCAAACGCCGAAAGGTTTATTACTCCGGAATTAAAAGAAAAAGAAGCTTTAATTTTAGAAGCTGAGGAAAAAAGCGTTGAATTAGAGTATCAATTATTTGTTGAATTGCGTGATTATGTAAAAGAATTTATACCGAGACTTCAGGCGCTGGCCAGGACGGTAAGCGAACTCGATGTCCTGCAGTGCTTTGCAACTGTCAGTGAGGAACGGCATTTTACAAGACCTGCATTTTCGGACGACCGCCGGATCGTTATAAAAGATGGCCGACATCCAGTTGTTGAAAAAGTAATGAATGCACAAGAGTATGTGCCGAATGATTGCTATATGGATGCAGACAGAGAAATTTTGCTCATTACCGGCCCGAACATGTCAGGAAAAAGCACTTATATGAGACAAATAGCTTTAACGGCCATTTTAGCGCAAATTGGCTGTTTTGTACCTGCATCAGAAGCTGTCCTGCCGATCTTTGACCAAGTATTTACAAGGATCGGCGCGGCTGATGATTTAATTTCCGGACAAAGCACATTTATGGTTGAAATGCTCGAAGCAAAGAATGCCATCACGAATGCCACAAAGGACAGTTTGATTTTATTCGATGAGATTGGCCGGGGAACGTCTACGTATGATGGAATGGCTTTAGCCCAGGCAATTATTGAGTACATTCATAACAGAATTGGAGCGAAAACGTTATTCTCCACTCATTATCATGAATTAACGGTACTTGAAGAAGAATTGCCTAAGGTCAAAAATGTTCATGTAAGTGCCATCGAACAAAATGGAAAAGTTGTCTTTTTGCATAAGATTAAAGAGGGAGCTGCAGACAAAAGTTATGGCATTCATGTTGCCCAGCTTGCTGAATTGCCGGAAGATCTAATCAACCGGGCAAATGAAATTCTTCAGGAACTTGAGCAAAAAGCAGTTTCTGAGACAGCCATGAATAACGATGACCGGCAATTTGAAAATGATCCATCTGACATGATAGAAGAAACACAATTATCTTTTTTTGATGAACCAGTGATAAAGAAACAAGCCAAGTTCAATTCAAAAGAGAAGCGCGTCCTTGACAGTTTGAAAGAACTCAATATTTTGGACATGACTCCACTGCAAGCGTTAAATACTCTTTATGATCTGCAAAAAAAATTAAGAGGATAA
- the miaA gene encoding tRNA (adenosine(37)-N6)-dimethylallyltransferase MiaA: protein MDGKDGVKRLSNKEKLAVLIGPTAVGKTKLSIELAKRLNGEIISGDSMQIYRGMDIGTAKIKKEEMEGIPHYLIDIKDPDESFSVAEFQELVREKISEISSRGSLPMIVGGTGLYIQSVIYDYQFSDAPSDDEFRKKLEQKAAIKGNDALFQELKKIDPVSAEKIHPNNIRRVIRALEIYYCTGKTMSEYQRKQDPKILYQTAIVGLTMERDQLYDRINKRVDMMIAEGLVEEAERFFRAGLRNCQSIQAIGYKELYDYFDGRISLEEAVENLKQNSRRYAKRQLTWFRNKMNVEWFDMTGVDDSTKLAKKIDEISDYIEGKLKIKSNT, encoded by the coding sequence ATGGATGGAAAAGACGGAGTGAAAAGGTTGAGCAACAAGGAAAAACTTGCTGTATTGATTGGTCCAACAGCAGTGGGGAAAACAAAACTTAGCATCGAACTTGCAAAGCGGCTCAATGGTGAAATTATTAGCGGAGACTCTATGCAAATTTACAGGGGGATGGATATTGGGACTGCAAAAATCAAAAAAGAAGAAATGGAAGGAATCCCCCATTATTTAATCGATATAAAAGACCCGGACGAATCATTTTCCGTTGCAGAGTTTCAAGAACTCGTTAGAGAGAAAATCTCGGAAATATCTTCCCGAGGATCGCTCCCCATGATTGTCGGAGGAACGGGATTATATATTCAATCAGTTATTTATGATTATCAATTTTCTGATGCGCCGTCTGATGATGAATTTCGAAAAAAACTTGAACAAAAAGCAGCCATAAAAGGAAATGATGCACTTTTTCAGGAATTAAAGAAAATAGACCCTGTCAGTGCAGAAAAAATTCATCCCAATAATATCCGGAGAGTGATACGGGCACTTGAAATTTATTACTGTACCGGAAAAACGATGTCTGAATATCAAAGAAAGCAAGATCCTAAAATTTTGTATCAAACCGCAATCGTAGGCCTTACGATGGAAAGAGATCAATTATATGACAGGATTAATAAGCGTGTAGACATGATGATCGCTGAAGGTCTAGTGGAAGAAGCAGAACGCTTTTTTCGGGCAGGACTAAGGAATTGCCAGTCTATCCAGGCAATTGGATACAAGGAATTATACGACTACTTTGATGGGCGAATCAGTCTAGAAGAAGCGGTGGAAAATTTAAAACAAAATTCACGCCGTTATGCGAAAAGGCAATTAACATGGTTTCGAAACAAAATGAATGTAGAATGGTTTGACATGACGGGAGTGGACGATTCCACAAAGCTTGCAAAAAAAATTGATGAAATTTCCGATTATATTGAAGGAAAGCTTAAAATAAAATCGAATACATAA
- the miaB gene encoding tRNA (N6-isopentenyl adenosine(37)-C2)-methylthiotransferase MiaB — MNEQQRLEGQQVKTANPSDKKSEKDYSKYFQAVYMPPSLKDAKKRGKEEVKYHKDFTIPEEFKGMGEGRKFYIRTYGCQMNEHDTEVMAGIFMGLGYEPTDRPEDANVILLNTCAIRENAENKVFGEIGHLKALKMEKPDLLLGVCGCMSQEESVVNKILKQYQYVDMIFGTHNIHRLPNILHEAYMSKEMVVEVWSKEGDIIENLPKVRRGNIKAWVNIMYGCDKFCTYCIVPYTRGKERSRRPEDIIQEVRHLAAQGYKEITLLGQNVNAYGKDFTDMKYGLGDLMEEIRKIDIPRVRFTTSHPRDFDDHLIEVLAKGGNLMPHIHLPVQSGSTDVLKIMARKYTREEYLELVRKIKAAIPDVALTTDIIVGYPNETEEQFEETLSLYREVGFESAYTFIYSPREGTPAAKMQDNVPMEVKKERLQRLNALVNELSRDAMKKYEGQIVEVLVEGESKNNPDVLAGYTSKNKLVNFTGPKSAIGKIVKVKITKAKTWSLNGEMVEELELAEVK; from the coding sequence ATGAATGAACAGCAGCGTTTAGAAGGGCAGCAAGTAAAAACAGCAAATCCTTCGGACAAAAAATCCGAAAAGGATTACAGTAAATATTTTCAAGCTGTTTACATGCCGCCTTCCCTTAAAGATGCAAAAAAACGCGGAAAAGAAGAAGTGAAGTATCATAAAGATTTTACGATCCCGGAAGAGTTCAAAGGGATGGGCGAAGGCAGGAAGTTTTACATTCGTACTTACGGCTGCCAGATGAATGAGCATGATACGGAAGTAATGGCAGGTATTTTTATGGGGCTTGGCTATGAACCGACAGACAGACCTGAAGATGCGAACGTCATTCTTCTAAATACGTGCGCAATCCGTGAAAATGCGGAAAACAAAGTATTTGGGGAAATTGGCCATTTAAAGGCTCTTAAAATGGAAAAGCCAGACCTTCTTCTTGGCGTTTGCGGTTGTATGTCCCAAGAAGAGTCGGTTGTAAACAAAATCCTTAAGCAATATCAATATGTTGATATGATCTTTGGTACGCATAATATCCACCGCCTGCCAAATATTTTGCATGAGGCATATATGTCCAAAGAGATGGTTGTCGAAGTTTGGTCTAAAGAAGGAGACATTATTGAAAACCTTCCGAAAGTCCGCCGAGGCAATATTAAGGCTTGGGTGAACATTATGTACGGCTGTGATAAATTCTGTACGTATTGTATTGTTCCATATACTCGCGGAAAAGAACGGAGCCGCCGGCCTGAGGATATTATTCAAGAAGTTCGCCACCTTGCAGCACAAGGATATAAGGAAATTACACTTCTTGGACAAAATGTCAATGCGTATGGAAAAGATTTCACTGATATGAAGTATGGTCTTGGCGATTTGATGGAAGAAATCCGCAAAATTGATATTCCACGCGTCCGGTTTACAACAAGTCATCCGCGTGACTTCGATGATCATTTGATCGAAGTGCTGGCAAAAGGCGGAAACTTGATGCCGCACATCCATTTACCTGTGCAATCAGGCTCTACTGATGTGCTAAAAATTATGGCGAGGAAATATACACGTGAAGAATATCTTGAATTAGTCCGTAAAATCAAAGCAGCCATTCCGGATGTTGCCTTAACAACTGATATTATTGTTGGCTATCCAAATGAAACAGAGGAACAATTTGAAGAAACATTATCCTTGTATCGTGAAGTAGGTTTTGAATCTGCATATACATTTATTTACTCTCCTCGTGAAGGAACTCCTGCTGCAAAAATGCAGGATAACGTTCCAATGGAAGTGAAAAAGGAACGATTACAGCGGTTAAATGCTCTTGTAAATGAGCTTTCTCGTGATGCGATGAAGAAATATGAAGGCCAAATCGTTGAAGTTCTCGTTGAAGGTGAGAGTAAAAACAACCCGGATGTATTGGCAGGATATACCAGCAAAAACAAACTTGTTAACTTTACTGGTCCTAAATCGGCAATTGGCAAGATTGTAAAAGTAAAAATTACAAAAGCAAAAACATGGTCCTTAAATGGTGAAATGGTGGAAGAATTAGAACTAGCTGAGGTGAAATAA
- a CDS encoding outer spore coat protein CotE encodes MGEFREIITKAVVAKGRKFTQSNHTISPAHHPSSILGGWIINHKYDAKKVGNTVEVSGSYDINVWYSYLDNTKTDVATERVKYSDVMKLKYRDPDCLDDQDVIARVLQQPNCIEVVISPNGNKIIVQSEREFLCEVIGETKVCVEVHSDKVKSDDDDDWGLDVDDEEFAELNPDFLVGNEEE; translated from the coding sequence ATGGGAGAATTTAGAGAGATAATTACAAAAGCGGTCGTTGCGAAAGGACGAAAATTTACGCAGTCCAATCATACGATCAGCCCGGCTCACCATCCATCCAGCATTCTAGGCGGTTGGATTATCAACCATAAGTACGATGCGAAGAAGGTCGGGAATACAGTAGAAGTAAGCGGCTCCTATGACATTAACGTTTGGTACTCTTATCTTGATAATACAAAAACTGATGTAGCGACTGAACGTGTCAAATATTCGGATGTCATGAAATTAAAATACCGCGATCCGGACTGTTTAGATGATCAAGATGTAATCGCCCGTGTTCTTCAACAGCCAAATTGCATTGAAGTTGTCATTTCACCAAATGGCAACAAAATAATTGTCCAATCAGAAAGAGAGTTTCTTTGTGAAGTGATTGGCGAAACAAAAGTATGTGTCGAAGTTCACTCTGATAAAGTCAAAAGCGATGATGACGACGACTGGGGCTTGGATGTTGATGATGAAGAATTCGCAGAGTTAAATCCTGATTTCCTAGTTGGAAATGAAGAAGAGTAG
- the hfq gene encoding RNA chaperone Hfq — MKQSINIQDQFLNQCRKDGANITVFLLNGFQLRGQIKGFDNFTVLIESEGKQQLVYKHAISTFSPQRNMQIDIEGQQPQS; from the coding sequence ATGAAACAATCCATTAATATTCAAGACCAATTTTTAAATCAATGCCGCAAGGACGGAGCAAACATTACAGTTTTCTTATTAAATGGTTTCCAATTAAGAGGTCAAATAAAAGGCTTTGATAACTTTACGGTTCTTATTGAATCGGAAGGGAAACAACAGCTTGTATATAAGCATGCGATTTCAACGTTTTCGCCTCAACGCAATATGCAAATTGATATAGAAGGCCAGCAGCCACAGTCCTAA
- a CDS encoding RicAFT regulatory complex protein RicA family protein codes for MAKYTKEEIIARAKEIAKMIAETEEVDFFKRAEAQIHENEKVRTLIADIKGLQKQAVNLQHYGKPEALKKVEEKIEELERQLDEIPIVQEFKQSQVEVNELLQMIATTISNTVTDEIIISTGGDVLRGETGAQIRNSSHCHHH; via the coding sequence GTGGCAAAATATACAAAAGAAGAGATCATTGCTCGTGCAAAAGAAATCGCAAAAATGATTGCTGAAACAGAGGAAGTTGATTTTTTCAAACGTGCAGAAGCGCAAATTCATGAAAATGAAAAGGTTAGGACTTTGATTGCGGATATTAAAGGCTTGCAAAAACAAGCAGTAAACCTCCAGCATTACGGTAAACCGGAAGCTTTAAAGAAAGTGGAAGAAAAAATTGAAGAGCTTGAACGTCAGTTAGATGAAATTCCGATTGTTCAGGAATTCAAGCAGTCCCAGGTTGAGGTAAATGAATTGCTGCAAATGATTGCAACAACAATTTCAAACACGGTAACAGATGAAATTATTATTTCAACCGGCGGTGATGTATTGCGCGGTGAAACAGGCGCACAAATCCGCAACAGCAGCCACTGCCACCATCATTAA